One region of Aphelocoma coerulescens isolate FSJ_1873_10779 chromosome 12, UR_Acoe_1.0, whole genome shotgun sequence genomic DNA includes:
- the DALRD3 gene encoding LOW QUALITY PROTEIN: DALR anticodon-binding domain-containing protein 3 (The sequence of the model RefSeq protein was modified relative to this genomic sequence to represent the inferred CDS: inserted 1 base in 1 codon; deleted 2 bases in 1 codon) translates to MAAPAARHTHHGGPAPXSPKMAALPGQPARDQDGRPGAPRAAPNMAATCGKRGGRGGMSSGRGGGSGVWAPMEMGEGRPGVAATLRALNGALGRPAALWVKESGARNLRHRDFLAPRAALSAAFPGGQVPPEAVSAVPSLRGPAVLPLRVCRQTPAGLAVQVRRPEAFQRLLGPLPGPAPPAAGARTGCVVLHCPALRGAAALRPRHLRAVLLADHLAQLLRAQGVGVRLVPALTEDRSWDVLRQLRICWPSGSGGSSLTDAVSALKAALGQCPCAAACEQGPGTAEGVIFKVHLKSFVEQQGLVGYDPNLDVFLVTEGTLWSLAELQEAVLQCPAKGQSSCCSVIHVVNCEEEFQQQQLDVLWRVLDPGVHTALQKHLVCGPVKVTNPSSPIGADQYFQLRKHQMYEASVIKYGELAQDEAWTEVIDTLTVAAIRFEMLSTAHRSQITLDLENNSISTKGTKSGAFVMYNCARLATLFNTFQRAVERGTYPPLPPVSELNFSCLREEGEWLLLFNYLLPFPEVLQQAAQLPPPSKGIRITANTETVCKFLIQLSMDFSSYYNRVHILGEPFPHLFDQMFARLQLLGAVRDVFHSALATLHLPPLSQI, encoded by the exons ATggcggcgcccgccgcccgccacACCCACCATGGTGGCCCCGCGC GGTCCCCCAAGATGGCCGCTCTGCCCGGCCAACCCGCCCGCGACCAAGATGGCCGCCCGGGAGCGCCGCGCGCCGCGCCCAACATGGCGGCCACCTGCGGGAAGCGGGGGGGGCGAGGCGGGATGTCA TCCGGTCGCGGTGGCGGAAGCGGCGTTTGGGCTCCCATGGAGATGGGCGAGGGCCGCCCGGGGGTGGCTGCGACGCTGCGGGCGCTGAACGGGGCGCTCGGGCGGCCCGCCGCACTCTGGGTGAAGGAGAGCGGCGCCCGCAACCTGCGCCACCGGGATTTCCTGGCGCCGCGGGCCGCGCTGAGCGCCGCCTTTCCCGGCGGGCAG GTGCCCCCCGAGGCCGTGTCGGCGGTGCCGTCGCTGCggggcccagcagtgctgccGCTGCGGGTTTGCCGGCAGACGCCGGCGGGGTTGGCGGTGCAGGTGCGGCGCCCTGAGGCCTTCCAGCGCCTGCTGGGGCcgctgcccggcccggctcccccCGCGGCGGGGGCGCGGACGGGCTGCGTGGTGCTGCACTGCCCGGCCCTGCGCGGCGCCGCTGCCCTGCGGCCCCGCCACCTCCGCGCCGTCCTGCTGGCCGACCACCTGGCCCAGCTGCTGCGCGCCCAGGG GGTCGGCGTCCGCCTGGTCCCCGCCCTCACCGAGGATAGGAGCTGGGACGTCCTGCGGCAGCTCCGCATCTGCTGGCCCTCCGGCTCCGGTGGCTCGTCCCTCACTGACGCCGTCTCGGCCTTGAAGGCAGCGCTAGGCCAGTGCCCCTGTGCCGCAGCCTGTGAGCAGGGGCCGGGCACAGCCGAGGGTGTCATCTTTAAGGTGCACCTGAAGAGCTTCGTGGAGCAGCAGGGCTTGGTGGGCTACGACCCCAATCTAGATGTGTTTCTCG TGACGGAGGGGACACTGTGGTCCttggctgagctgcaggaagctgTTCTGCAGTGCCCA GCCAAAGGCCAGAGCAGTTGCTGCAGCGTCATACATGTGGTGAACTGTGAGGAGgaattccagcagcagcagctggatgtgCTCTGGAGGGTTTTGGATCCGGGAGTCCacacagctttgcag AAACACCTTGTCTGTGGGCCTGTGAAGGTGACTAACCCCTCATCGCCCATTGGAGCAGACCAGTACTTCCA GCTCCGAAAGCACCAGATGTATGAAGCTTCCGTGATAAAGTATGGGGAGCTTGCACAAG ATGAGGCCTGGACAGAGGTGATTGATACCCTGACAGTGGCTGCCATCAGGTTTGAGATGCTGAGCACTGCTCATCGGAGTCAG ATCACCCTGGACCTGGAGAACAACAGCATCTCCACAAAGGGAACGAAGAGCGGTGCCTTCGTGATGTACAACTGTGCCCGGCTGGCCACACTCTTCAACACCTTCCAGCGGGCTGTGGAGCGGG GCACATATCCACCTCTGCCACCAGTGTCTGAACTGAACTTCTCCTGCCTCCGAGAAGAG GGCGAATGGCTCCTGCTCTTCAACTatctcctgcccttccctgaagtcctgcagcaggcagcacagctgcCCCCACCCTCCAAGGGGATCCGGATCACTGCCAACACAGAGACA GTATGCAAGTTCCTGATCCAGCTCAGCATGGATTTCAGCTCCTACTACAACCGGGTGCACATCCTGGGG GAGCCGTTCCCTCACCTCTTTGACCAGATGTTTGCCCgcctccagctgctgggagcagtgaGGGATGTGTTCCACAGTGCGCTGGCAACTCTGCACCTCCCTCCTCTCAGCCAGATCTGA
- the WDR6 gene encoding LOW QUALITY PROTEIN: tRNA (34-2'-O)-methyltransferase regulator WDR6 (The sequence of the model RefSeq protein was modified relative to this genomic sequence to represent the inferred CDS: deleted 1 base in 1 codon), with protein MNAGGSGGGAAAAKMESVALVAPVTALEFAGDVLLAGMGPEVVAFRLSGSGPAEAAGRRSVLREASVQGLRAEPGPGPAARVAVFGGRWLAVLAVRRHGAGGGPRLAACGGGAARELGARVWEVRWVAGGRLALALGGGTVALYEWRGGGRWLRRASCGGAGALRCAVLAGVGWERLALAAGTATGTVVVWRAAAAAAPQRQLRGHRGAVLALCYAASRGLLASASEDRSVRLWAVGELGGGEGDGASACLLVCYGHGARVAAVVLRGPLPVSAGEDGACLEWGGGGGVRRARRGHRGALRALALRPAGGRLATGGDDGGVRLWRPRRAAPEGFPAVAALGAPERPRAVLLVGPRRVLALGETGGLATFEAAQGRWEPVLHPTASGPRAVLAAAPLHGRDETLCAVAGGDGRLLLFALSRPGAAAKHRLFEGAVHGLSWAPRSGLPPATAAALLASGPDGEMLWLDVTHRPGQAPWVRLMGRYLLPPCKQRWHTCAAFLPQEGLLVCGDRRGSLLLFSCSSSSGSAAESTSIANGGTDPVAEDSSSELEPSCLLHKGALPLESPLSVLFGLHGKTGVTSVTIHRGYIYSTGRDGVYRQLRLQDQQLEVLQKHRPCKGLQWIEELRFTSDGDLLVLGFHADNFVVWSSRTGENLHCIPCGGGHRSWSYYSSPLAEVFAFIKSGDVMLYRREAEPCEQQVLLASLHGREITCVRHLGAMEVPGHASLNVFVTGSEDTTACVLALSENSRAAVPLARLSDHISSVRALAFAMGPGDEGFGDEGLSALLFSAGGRAQIECYQLLCTGDTVSKSAVACQVIHVASHRLDKHWEQKKNRHKLVKMDPETRYMSLSVVPGTSTKQLPTPWKFLAAACSDGSVRIFGLLEAARKLVLVAESFHHQRCVLKVEAFLHTWAEGERRHLLCSAATDGSVAFWDITGPIMDAVDALHQAEGEMQPLALDTPLVTIMAHSCGVNSLHIRKTPEGQYLVASGSDDGSIHVCLLEVALGRGEAAAGTCLQVLERVSRPCAHAAHVTGIRVLRPDLLLSASVDQRLTLWNRLPGELVPLSSTFFHVPDLAELDCWEVVEAGGELRYYCVLCGQGLEMLCGTAPSKPPPQEAPQ; from the exons ATGAACGCT GGGGGGAGCGGTGGCGGGGCTGCTGCCGCCAAGATGGAGTCGGTAGCGCTGGTGGCGCCGGTGACAGCGCTGGAGTTCGCGGGGGACGTGCTGCTGGCGG GTATGGGCCCGGAGGTGGTGGCGTTTCGACTGAGCGGCAGCGGGCCAGCGGAGGCGGCGGGCCGGCGGAGCGTGCTGCGTGAGGCCAGCGTGCAGGGGCTGCGGGCCGAGCCGGGGCCTGGGCCGGCGGCGCGAGTAGCGGTCTTCGGTGGGCGctggctggcagtgctggcggTGCGGCGCCACGGAGCGGGCGGCGGGCCACGGCTGGCGGCgtgcggcggcggggccgcgcgaGAGCTCGGGGCGCGGGTGTGGGAGGTGCGGTGGGTGGCGGGCGGGCGGCTGGCGCTGGCGCTGGGCGGTGGGACCGTGGCGCTCTATGAGTGGCGGGGCGGTGGGCGCTGGCTGCGGCGGGCGAGCtgtggcggggccggggcgctgcgctgcgccgtgCTGGCGGGGGTAGGTTGGGAGCGGCTGGCGCTGGCGGCCGGCACGGCGACGGGGACCGTGGTGGTgtggcgggcggcggcggcggcggccccgcagCGGCAGCTGCGCGGACACCGGGGCGCGGTGCTAGCGCTGTGCTACGCGGCGTCGCGGGGGCTGCTCGCCTCCGCCTCCGAAGACCGCAGCGTGCGGCTCTGGGCCGTGGGCGAGTTGGGCGGCGGGGAGGGAGACGGGGCCAGCGCCTGCCTGCTGGTGTGCTACGGGCACGGGGCGCGAGTGGCCGCCGTGGTGCTGCGGGGGCCGCTCCCGGTCAGCGCCGGGGAGGACGGCGCCTGCCTGGAGtggggtggcggcggcggcgtgcggcgggcgcggcgcgggCACCGAGGGGCCCTGCGCGCCTTGGCCCTGCGCCCCGCCGGCGGCCGCCTGGCCACGGGCGGCGACGACGGCGGCGTCCGGCTCTGGCGGCCCCGGCGGGCGGCCCCGGAGGGGTTCCCGGCGGTTGCGGCGCTGGGGGCCCCGGAGCGCCCGCGGGCCGTGCTGCTGGTAGGGCCGCGGCGGGTGCTGGCGCTGGGCGAGACGGGTGGGCTGGCGACGTTCGAGGCGGCTCAGGGGCGGTGGGAACCGGTGCTGCACCCCACCGCCAGCGGGCCCCGCGCCGTGCTGGCGGCTGCCCCGCTGCACGGACGGGACGAGACTCTCTGCGCCGTGGCCGGCGGCGACGGGCGCCTCCTCCTTTTCGCCTTGAGCcggcccggggccgccgccaAGCACAGGCTGTTCGAGGGGGCCGTGCACGGGCTGAGCTGGGCCCCCCGCTCCGGGTTGCCCCCCGCCACCGCTGCTGCCCTTCTGGCCTCCGGGCCCGACGGGGAGATGCTCTGGCTGGACGTCACCCACCGCCCCGGGCAGGCACCCTGGGTGCGGCTCATGGGTCGGTATCTGCTGCCCCCCTGCAAGCAGCGCTGGCACACCTGCGCCGCCTTCCTGCCCCAGGAAGGGCTCCTTGTCTGCGGGGACCGCCGgggctccctcctcctcttctcctgcagcagctcctcggggTCAGCTGCAGAAAGCACCAGCATTGCCAATGGTGGCACTGACCCGGTTGCTGAGGACTCCAGCAGCGAGTTGGAGCCCTCTTGCTTGTTGCACAAAGGGGCTCTTCCTCTTGAGTCCCCACTGTCAGTGCTCTTCGGACTCCACGGGAAGACAGGAGTTACCTCGGTGACCATCCACAGGGGCTACATTTACAGCACTGGCCGGGATGGTGTCTACCGCCAGCTCCGCCTGCAGGACCAGCAGTTGGAGGTCCTGCAGAAGCACAGGCCCTGCAAAGGGCTGCAGTGGATTGAGGAGCTGCGCTTCACCTCAGATGGGGACCTGCTTGTGCTGGGCTTTCACGCTGACAACTTCGTTGTGTGGAGCAGCAGAACGGGCGAGAATCTCCACTGCATCCCCTGTGGAGGCGGGCACCGCTCCTGGAGCTATTACAGCAGCCCCTTGGCCGAGGTGTTCGCCTTTATCAAGTCCGGGGATGTGATGCTGTACCGCCGCGAGGCTGAGCCCTGCGagcagcaggtgctgctggCATCCCTGCACGGCCGGGAGATCACCTGTGTGCGGCACCTGGGGGCCATGGAAGTGCCCGGCCATGCCTCCCTTAACGTGTTTGTCACCGGCAGTGAGGACACCACAGCCTGTGTTCTGGCGCTCAGTGAGAACTCTcgggcagctgtgcccctcgCCCGCCTCAGTGACCACATTTCCAGTGTGAGGGCATTGGCATTTGCCATGGGACCTGGAGATGAGGGTTTTGGTGATGAGGGCTTGTCTGCCCTGCTCTTCTCTGCAGGTGGCCGGGCACAGATTGAGTGCTACCAGCTGCTGTGCACTGGGGACACAGTATCTAAGAGTGCTGTGGCCTGCCAGGTCATCCATGTGGCCTCCCACCGTCTGGACAAGCACTGGGAGCAGAAGAAGAACAGGCACAAGCTTGTCAAGATGGACCCAGAGACAAG GTACATGTCCCTATCAGTTGTGCCTGGGACCAGCACCAAGCAGCTGCCAACACCCTGGAAGTTcctggctgctgcctgcagtgatGGATCAGTCCG GATCTTtgggctgctggaggctgctcgGAAGTTGGTGCTGGTGGCAGAGTCATTTCACCACCAGCGCTGTGTACTGAAGGTGGAGGCGTTCCTGCACACATGGGCAGAAGGGGAGAG GAGGCACCTCCTGTGCAGTGCAGCCACTGATGGCAGTGTTGCCTTCTGGGACATCACTGGCCCCATCATGGACGCAGTGGATGCCCTGCACCAAGCAGAGGGAGAGATGCAGCCCTTGG CCCTGGACACCCCGCTGGTCACCATCATGGCCCACAGCTGCGGAGTGAACAGCCTCCACATCCGCAAGACACCTGAGGGACAGTACCTGGTGGCCAGTGGCAGCGATGATGGCTCCATCCATGTCTGCCTGCTGGAGGTGGCCCTGGGCAGGggtgaggctgcagcagggaccTGCCTGCAGGTCCTGGAGCGGGTGTCTAGGCCCTGTGCCCATGCTGCCCACGTGACGGGGATCCGGGTGCTGCGGCCAgacctgctgctctctgcctcaGTGGACCAGCGTCTGACCCTGTGGAACCGGCTCCCGGGTGAGCTGGtccccctcagcagcaccttcTTCCATGTGCCTGACCTGGCCGAGCTGGACTGCTGGGAGGTGGTAGAGGCCGGGGGTGAGCTGCGGTACTACTGCgtgctctgtgggcagggcctgGAGATGCTGTGTGGCACAGCCCCCTCCAAACCTCCTCCACAAGAGGCTCCCCAGTAA